CGCACGTCGGTGACTCGTCGGGTCCAGTTCTTGTCCGATTCGGCGGAGCCGTCGCGACCGCGGAAGCGCTCGATGACCCGCTTCACGTCGAGGAAACGCTGCTCTGAGTACTGGTCGCCATCGACCGCAAGGCTGTCGTTGGTCAGGTTGCGCAAGTCCGCACGGAACTGCGCAATGTCCTGGTTCCATGTGGGCTCCTTCTCCACTCGGATGAAGCGACCCGGGTTGTAGGGAACTGCGCCGAGCGCCTCGTTGATGCGGTCCACGCGCTCATCGATCGCCGAGGCTTGCCGGTGGAGCCAGTTGTTGAACCCGGCCAACTCCTGAATGGCGTTCTTGTTGAGCTGTTCCTTGAACTCGCTCTCGAAACGCGGGAGATCGTCGGTGGCGATGCGGTCACGGAACGCCAGGAACTCTTGGCGGGCCTCGACATTGGCGTCCATGTCCGCGCGCAGCTCGGGCCACCGGATCAAGACCTTCAGCATTGACTGGATCAGGCTCTGCGCAAAGCCGCCAAGTTCCTTGTTAAGTCGGTCGATACGTTGATGAAGATCCGCGGAAAGGCCGTTCTCGGTCTCGGCGCAGTCCGCTGCCCGCGTCGGGCGGTTCGTCCCTAGGCGTTCGTTGAGAGCCGGGTAGGATTCGCGGGCGGCCGCCAGCTGCGCCTCCGGCTGATCCGCGACGAGCTCGTCGTCACGCTTCTTGTCCCGTTCTGCCTGCTTTGCCTTCGCGGCGGTAGTGGCTAGCTTGCCCGTGAGTTGCTCGATCGAATTCGCCACGACATCAGATTGTTTGGCGTTGTCCGCCAGCGCTCGGGCGATCTCCTCCAAACGGGATGAGCCAGCCTCCAACCGAACCCTTTCGGCGTCATGTTGATTCGCACGCGACTCGGCCTCGTCAACGTCAAGGTCAATCCAGGAGCGGAACCCCTCAATCCGAAGGAGTGCGTCCAACCTTCCTTGCAGGGCTTCCCGCAACGAGTTGAGCCTGACCTGCTCGGATGCGGCCGCCTCGCGCTCGGCCTCCAGCTCGGCGAGCTCGGTGCGCAGCGCGGCGATCTTTCGTTCGTTGGCCCAGCCGAGAACCCAACGACGGGGGTCGTCGACGCGATGCCGGTCGTCCTTCTCGTGGCGCTCGCCGGAGCGCACTTGGCCCTCACGGGTAACAGCCCGCCGCTCACTGCGGAACTCCTCAAGGCTTGCTGTGCAACGGAAGTCGGCCCGTTTCGTGAGTTCGTTGACGAGGTATTCGCGGAAAGGGCCGTCCTTGACGTCGACACAGTCGGCGAGTAGCAGCCCGTCATACTCCGGTGGCTGGAGCCGAACCCGTTGCCGGGCAACCCTTTCGTAGACCAGCTTAGCTCCGGTCATCTTGCCGGCGCGGCCGTGGAAAGTGAGCCGTCGACTGTTCACCCATCCAGTCACAGCGTCGTAGTGCTGCTGTGGCACCAGCAGCGAGAGGGCAAATCCGCGCAAAACCCGCTCCGCGGCTCCCCGCCACTGCGCGCGCTCGTCGAACACGTCGAGAAGCTCACCCGCGTAAGGAAGATCCTCCGGCGTCAGCCCGAGAGCCGCACAAAGCTCGGCGCGCACCTGCACCTGCTCAAGAGGCAGGTTGCTGGTACGTTGCTCCAAGCTCGCGAGTTCCTCGGTGATGTGATCGCACTTCCGTTGGAGCTCTTTCTCACGCCCGATCGCTTCGGCGCTGGCTGCGTCAAGGTTTCGTTTCTCGGCTGCCAGCCGCGGACGCTCGGCGGAAACCAGAGCGGACAGGGCGGTGAACGCCTCGCTGCCGACGACCGCCTCCAGCCCGGCTTCGGAGACGGCGGCGTTGAACAAAATTCTTGTACGACGGCGCGTTTCGGCCTGGTTCCGCGCCATACTAGCGAGGCGTTCCAACTCGCCGATGCGGTCGCCGCCGGCCTTCGCGCGCTCCTCGATGAGGGATTCGCGTTGTCGCGTCAGCGTCTGTTGGCTGGCTTTGGCGGCGTCCTGCTCCTTCCACAGGGCCGCACCTTGCGCCTCAAGCTCGGCAATCTCGCCCGCCAGCAGATTCGACCGAAACTCTGCGATAAAGAGCCGGACGGCGGATCGCTCGCGCTCCCGAGTGTCGCGCTCTGTGAACGCCGCATCGTACTTCGCCGCCGTCTGTACGACGGGCTCGAGCGCTTCGAGTTGTTCTCGCGCCCGCTTGACGGCGTCGTGCGCCCTGGTGAGGTCCTCGAAGTGGTCAATGATGTCGCGGACGCGGTCGGTCGAATCGCTCGGTTCCAGCATGTGGTCGCGCACGAAATCGTTGAGGTTGCCGACAGACTTCAGCGAGACGGTTTGGTGGAACAGCTCAAGCGCCTGCTCCGATCGGATTCCAAGGAGGCGACGCAACGATGTAGCGTACTTGGGGAATTCGTCGAAGAGGTCTGCTCCGGCGGCACGCAGCCGCCTGCGCAGATCGCGCAGATCGGAGCCGAAGTCGGCGAAGTCCGTCCCGATGGACAGTTCTTTTGTAGCGGTGACGAAGAATCGGTAAGGCTGTCCGGTGCTCTCGCGCTGCTGGAATACCTGGGCCAGTGTGACTGTCTCGTCGTAGCCGTGGTTGGTGAAGACTCCGAGGATCACCGAGTACGTTCGCCGGTTCTCACGCAGGCCCTTGGCGCGGGATTTTCCGGTGGCCTCGTTTCGCTCCGACTTGTAGTGGCCTTCAACGTAGGAGCGCAGAGTGCGTTCCCTGGCCTCGGCACCGGCAGCCTTGTTGTAGGCGACCTTGTGGGACGGCACCAACAATGTGGTGAGTGCGTCGACGATCGTCGACTTGCCCGAGCCGATGTCACCGGTGAGCAGCGCGGTATCGGCGCGAGGAGTGAACCGCCAGACCTGGGTGTCGAAGGTACCCCAGTTCAACACCTCGGCGTGCTGGAGCCGGTAGCCGGACCGTCGGCTGTCGCCGAGTTCGACCGTGGAAGAAGGTGTTTCACTCATCACTGGTCACCGCTCCGGCGTACTCGCGCAGCTTGGCCGAGAAGTCCGACAGGGTCTGGGCGTCGACGTAGGCCTTCAGGATTCGCCGTACCTCCCACTGGTCGCGTTGACCGCGCAACTGACGCAGGAAGCCGAGTTCGGCGGCCTTCTTGATGGTCGTCTCCGCCTGCTCCACAATTCGTGCGTCATTCGTGGACTCAGCCTGGAAAAGCCGCAGCATCTCAACGATCTGGTCGGTGGTGAGAACCAATCGGCCCTCACCGCCGGTCGTCTCGAACTCGACGAGCCTCTTGCGCAGCAGCACCAGGAGCAGGCTGACGTTGTAGGTCAGTGCCCGCCTGCGCACCAGGCGCGGGAGTTCCTCATCGCCCTCTTCGGATGGCTGGGAGCGAAGATAGGCGTATCCCTCGGCGTCATCGACCACGACGTCGACGCCGATAGTGGCGAAATGGTCTCGCACGCCGGCGCCCGAACGTTCTAGCGTCAGCCACGTGTCCTCATCCGATTCGCGGTAGACAACCCCTTGCATCAGCCGGATGATGGCGCTGGCGATCGCATACTCGTTGCTCATCGTCGCCGCACCGTCACTTTCGGCAGTCTCGCTCGCTTGGTGAAGTCCGGATCGGCGGGGTCGGCGTACTCCAGGAGCGTCTCGTCGGCGTCGTCCATGTCGACCGTCACGTTCTCGTCGTTGAGTGCGAGGTAGCCGACGACCTCTGCCGCACCCTGCTCGATCGGGTGTACCGCGATGACGTCGGCCAAGAGAGCCGAAGAGTTCTCAGGCAGAACATCGCGGATGGTCTCGATCAAGCGCGCCTGATCGATGAACGTCTGCGTAAACAGCAGGCCGGTGTCGACCTCCTCTGACGCCGGTGGGATGAGACTCTCGACCGCGACCGCTGCGGGCGGCTGGTAGAGCGGGCGCTCAAACGGGAGCGCGATCTCGATGCCGGGCTGGTCAAGTTCGAGCCCGAACGTCGGCGGGTTGTCGCGGAGTTCCAGAGCAACGCTCTCAACTGCGCGGACTAGGTCGAGTACACGTCGGTTCTCCAGCCAGATCTGGTCATCGAGGAAGCGGCGCAGTTGTTCGGAAATCTGCCGGACGGTGCGCTGGGCTCGATCAGCAGCTTCAGACCAGTCATGGTGAATACCGCGAATCCGATCGTCGGCCTCGATGGTCTTGAGGGCAGAAACCTTGGCCAGAAGTTCGGCGAGTTCGGCCTGGCGCGACTCGGAGAGAAGGAAGTCGTAGAACGCTTGAAAGCTCCGACCCTGATCTGAGCCTGCGATCTCGGAGCGGCTTCCGACCAGCTCCGCGAGCAGTTCGCCCTTGGACCCCTCCCAAGTCGCGATCT
The window above is part of the Mycolicibacterium rutilum genome. Proteins encoded here:
- a CDS encoding ATP-binding protein codes for the protein MSETPSSTVELGDSRRSGYRLQHAEVLNWGTFDTQVWRFTPRADTALLTGDIGSGKSTIVDALTTLLVPSHKVAYNKAAGAEARERTLRSYVEGHYKSERNEATGKSRAKGLRENRRTYSVILGVFTNHGYDETVTLAQVFQQRESTGQPYRFFVTATKELSIGTDFADFGSDLRDLRRRLRAAGADLFDEFPKYATSLRRLLGIRSEQALELFHQTVSLKSVGNLNDFVRDHMLEPSDSTDRVRDIIDHFEDLTRAHDAVKRAREQLEALEPVVQTAAKYDAAFTERDTRERERSAVRLFIAEFRSNLLAGEIAELEAQGAALWKEQDAAKASQQTLTRQRESLIEERAKAGGDRIGELERLASMARNQAETRRRTRILFNAAVSEAGLEAVVGSEAFTALSALVSAERPRLAAEKRNLDAASAEAIGREKELQRKCDHITEELASLEQRTSNLPLEQVQVRAELCAALGLTPEDLPYAGELLDVFDERAQWRGAAERVLRGFALSLLVPQQHYDAVTGWVNSRRLTFHGRAGKMTGAKLVYERVARQRVRLQPPEYDGLLLADCVDVKDGPFREYLVNELTKRADFRCTASLEEFRSERRAVTREGQVRSGERHEKDDRHRVDDPRRWVLGWANERKIAALRTELAELEAEREAAASEQVRLNSLREALQGRLDALLRIEGFRSWIDLDVDEAESRANQHDAERVRLEAGSSRLEEIARALADNAKQSDVVANSIEQLTGKLATTAAKAKQAERDKKRDDELVADQPEAQLAAARESYPALNERLGTNRPTRAADCAETENGLSADLHQRIDRLNKELGGFAQSLIQSMLKVLIRWPELRADMDANVEARQEFLAFRDRIATDDLPRFESEFKEQLNKNAIQELAGFNNWLHRQASAIDERVDRINEALGAVPYNPGRFIRVEKEPTWNQDIAQFRADLRNLTNDSLAVDGDQYSEQRFLDVKRVIERFRGRDGSAESDKNWTRRVTDVRNWFVFSASERDVETDLEWEHYSDSDGKSGGQKEKLAYTILAASLAYQFGLEWGAEQSRDFRFAVIDEAFGRGSDVSTRYALDLFATLGLQLLIVTPLQKVHVIEPYVKAIGFVDNPTGTFSRLHTMTIEEYRTRRQGQRP
- a CDS encoding DUF4194 domain-containing protein, yielding MSNEYAIASAIIRLMQGVVYRESDEDTWLTLERSGAGVRDHFATIGVDVVVDDAEGYAYLRSQPSEEGDEELPRLVRRRALTYNVSLLLVLLRKRLVEFETTGGEGRLVLTTDQIVEMLRLFQAESTNDARIVEQAETTIKKAAELGFLRQLRGQRDQWEVRRILKAYVDAQTLSDFSAKLREYAGAVTSDE
- a CDS encoding DUF3375 domain-containing protein, which codes for MDYATIDALRERHSAWRLLRASNATLILSFLGMFFVEGNRGACSASEVAAALDDHLYALNTEILTENGQERFPKDARSYLEDWAATDAGYLRRFYPAGDDEVHYEVTPAFEKAYAWVMGLKGRSFVGTESRLHTVVELLRQIVHGTEVEPDIRLVELRRRRDELDAEIAAVEAGVVQVLDATAVRDRYQQLATTARELLSDFREVEENFRLLDRAAREKIATWEGSKGELLAELVGSRSEIAGSDQGRSFQAFYDFLLSESRQAELAELLAKVSALKTIEADDRIRGIHHDWSEAADRAQRTVRQISEQLRRFLDDQIWLENRRVLDLVRAVESVALELRDNPPTFGLELDQPGIEIALPFERPLYQPPAAVAVESLIPPASEEVDTGLLFTQTFIDQARLIETIRDVLPENSSALLADVIAVHPIEQGAAEVVGYLALNDENVTVDMDDADETLLEYADPADPDFTKRARLPKVTVRRR